ATCTGCATCTAATAAACTATTGATATTTCTTCCACTAATTTTCACTCCTCCTTCATCTGAGTCTAGCCTAGTGTTTTGTACATGTTCTGCACACAGATTATGCAGAAAGGAGGATAAAATGCACCCTTGTCTGACAACTTCGCCTATGGgaaacctttctctctctccagattCTGTCCTGACAGTTTCTTCTTGTCCACAATACAGGTTTCACATCAGGATAATCAAGTGCTAAGGCACCCCCATTTCTTTCTGAGCAGCCCGTAGCTTTTCATGATCCACACAAAGGGTTTACTGTAGtctatgatgaggattttaggctggttaattttaaaactgcagatgagaagcaagctcccaggagcagagtttgcttgccctttgttgggaggcATTTGCATTTGTGGGGGGAAACTccatctgtgaagatgcctccctctctgtgccagggggaagggggatggccttgtctctagaaactcttaatggggaaggcaagaacttaagttggttactgtctggcaacctcatgtaactgatttaggctggtggcttctggcctttacttaatccgatttgattcttatctaaaagttgtgggaacacccaatggccagaccccacctgcactgataccattttaacttttttacatgttctttcctttgtcttgtaaagagatggctcacatacctatgccttaaatttagccttactctccacccatgtttgcagcagtagcAGGgacagcagcagcggctcctcctgcccgtgggccctgtccccacgcagcagcctgactgcccatgggtcctgtccccatgccggcagcagcagctctgactgcccatgggtcctgtccccatgctattccacactattctctaaataaaagagcactacggccagatcttgagagtccaagaaatctttctttcgactcctcgtctcaccgaccccgcatcagttcTACAAAAGGACCTTTGCCTCGATGTCTGGCCATTCTGTTGTGCATTGGGCAATCAGACTCACTTGTGGTTGGTAACATGAATCTGTCAAAATCCTAACAAGAATGTGCcaacaaatttggaaaacaaaaagtggCCTACAGAGTGGCAACACTCAATGTGTATCTCGATCCCCATAGAAGGACATGTCAAGGAGTGCAGTAACCATAGAACCATTGCTCTGATTTCCCATGCAAGGAAAGTGGTGCTCTGGGTGCTGCAACAAAGGCTTTTACCCTATCTGGAGCAGGAAATGCATGCTGTGCAAGCTGGATTTTGAAAAGGGAGCCCATAAGATCTAATTGTGATTATTTGTTGGCTACTGGGGTGTTCCCAAGAATTTCAGAAGGTTAAGTTGTTTTGTAGACTGATGCAGGGTCAGTGAgacgaggagtcgaaagaaagatttcttggactctcaagatctggccgtagtgctcttttatttagagaatagtgtggaatagcatggggacaggacccatgggcagtcagagctgctgctgccggcatggggacaggacccatgggcagtcaggctgctgcgtggggacagggcccacgggcaggaggagccgctgctgctgtcCCTgctactgctgcaaacatgggtggagagtaaggctaaatttaaggcataggtatgtgagccatctctttacaagacaaaggaaagaacatgtaaaaaagttaaaatggtatcagtgcaggtggggtctggtcattgggtgttcccacaacttttagataagaatcaaatcggattaagtaaaggccagaagccaccagcctaaatcagttacatgaggttgccagacagtaaccaatttaagttcttgcctttggcattgattaagagtttctagagacaaggtcatctcccttcttcctggtgcagagggggaggcatggagatttccttcacaaatgcaaatgtctctcaaagggcaagcaaactctgctcctgggagcctgcttctcatctgtagttttaaaattaaccagcctaaaatcctcatcagaacGAAAAAGGCTTTATTGCGGGGTGATCAAGCAAGCAGACAGAGGCAAAGCTCTCAAATCTGTCCCCTCAAGTGGCTTGTGGGATATTTATCGGGGCATAAGGAGTAGGAAGGTGTTGGGAGCTGAGAGAGGGCAAGAGGAACTTTCAAGAGTGCTCTGGGCAGCTGTGACtgtctttcatgtttctttctgtGTCCCATGTGTAAATTCCGGGCCTCCCATGAATTACATGTGGTGGATTTTTGGCCTGTGATGTCAAAAGTTCACTGATGGGCCATTCTGGTCCCTTAATGTGCCTGCACAATGTATGGTGGAAGGAGGTCGTTAGCAAGTTATTTCCTTATGTGCAGTGTCCGTGTTTTTCTGCAAGACAAGCTCAGAAATGTTGGTTAATTTGTTTCTTACTTTAACTTTGTGGGTGTGATCCCTGTGGCTTGAAACAATTCTATCCATACCCCGTCTACCCCTGGAAACTTATTTCTTCCCCGTACTTTCAGAGCTTTCTCTTCACTTTCTACAATTCCAGGTCCTTCCTCATAGGAATCTTTAAAGGAATCtgttatgctttattttttttttaagattttattttttcctttttctccccaaagccccccggtacatagttgtatattctttgttgtgggtccttctagttgtggcatgtgggacgctgcctcagcatggtttgatgagcagtgtcatgtccgcgcccaggattcgaaccaacgaaacactgggccgcctgcagcggagcgcgcgaacttaaccgctcggccacggggccagaccctgtTATCCTTTTGTCTCTGCCACATAGATCTTCCATATACTGTGTCcactttccctttattttctcctgatcaGAAAGTGTGCGTGACTTTGGGTCTTTGAGCATTCCTCCTTCTGCTGCAAGATGCCTGAGTACAAACCCCATGTGCTCGGGTCTGTGGTGTCTCAATCCACTAACGCCTATGAACTGTTGGCGACCCTGGGGGGTGATAACTACACCCAACGGTATCAATGACTTTCACAAACAATGCagagcaaaaggagaaaaacatcagagaagACACACTGAAGGATTCATTCCCATAAAACACAGAGTCACGAAAAACTAACCCGTTTTCCTGGAATCAGGACGGATTAACTTTGGGGAAAGGGGAAGTGCCCGGAGCAAGAATGAGGGTGGCTTCTGGACTGCAGGTAATGATATTTTTGGATCCCTGTGATTGGTTATGCAAGCACGCTCAGGTTGAAAaatttcattgaactgtacacttaggaTATGTGCCCTTCTTAGTATGTATATaattcactaaaaattaaaagaataaaaagttgcCTTTTTCTACGGAGAAGCAGCAATTCTTGGAATTCTACCTACACTCATTCAGCTCTGGTTTCACTACTAATGATTACCCAACACGCTCCACTCCAATAAGTGAGAGCGCTCACAGGCAGAGAAGCTTCCAGAGGGCGGGCTCGGCGCCACAGCCAGAAGCTGAGGACGCCCCTGCACGCCCGCCCAGGGCCAGGAGACCCGCAGGGAGACTTCACCACAGAGGAACCCGGGCGCGGGGTCCGCGGGTCTAGGCGCCCACACGCCTCCAGGGGCGGCTCAGCCACCGACCGCTCCCGCGCGAGGGGGCGCCTGACCCGCCGGCCTCCCGGCGCGCTCCCCACGGCCTAGGACTCCACTCCGACCGCGGCCCGCGTCTCTCAGTTCGCTCCAGACGGCGGCAGCGCGCGGCCAGGATGGCGGCGACGGTGACCGTGGAGCCCGCGGGCCGCTGCCTCTGGGACGAGCCCGTGCGCATCGCCGTGCGCGGCCTGGCCCCGGGGCAGCCGGTCACGCTGCGCGCGTCCCTGCGCGACGAGAAGGGCGCTCTCTTCCGGGCCCACGCGCGCTACCGTGCCGACGCCACGGGCCAGCTGGACCTGGAGCGCGCGCCCGCGCTGGGCGGCAGCTTCGCGGGGCTCGAGCCCATGGGGCTCCTCTGGGCCCTGGAGCCCGACAAGCCGTTATGGCGCTTTCTGAAGCGGGACGTGCAGGCGCCGTTCGCCGTGCAGCTGGAGGTGCTCGACGGCCACGAGCCCGAGGCCGGGCGGCTGCTGGGCCGGGCGGTGCACGAGCGCGCCTTCCTGGGGCCCGGGGTGCGGCGGAAGCCGGTGCGCGCGGGCCGGGTGCGCGCCACGCTCTTCCTGCCGCCAGGTGAGCCCGCGCCGCGGGGGGCGTGCGAGCCGGTGCCCTGGGCCGCCAGGCGTTTCTGCTCCTCCTGCTTCACGGGGCTCTAGCTGGGGAGCAAGATCAGAGGAGCTGACGTTGACTCAATCAGTGGCTGCCCAACCGAAATACGGAGAGGATCTGGATATGGTAGTGTCTGTGCTGTGCGTTTGCATTATCTCAGCTAATCTCTATAAATACTGTTATTCTGCAGATTGAAAAAAAGGATCAGGGTCAGTAGGTACGTTGTCTACTTCGCTATTGATAACCACCCTACAGATCTCGACGGGCATCAGCCCGACCGCTCAAGGAAGCTGTTCCCGTCGCCCTTGTCTAGTGTGTGGGGTCCACGGGGCCCCTTCTGCGCTCCTTCATGTTCCTCTCCCACAGCTCCCACTTCAGACTCCACTGCCTTCCTCACCTAAAGCCATCTCtgggtgtttctttttcttgcctctcaCTAAGCATCTGAATATCAGTACCCCAAAAAAGCAAAGGGTTAACGCAAcacctcataaagctttgtttcatGATTCTTAGTTCTGCGTCCACTCCCCTAGCAGAACACTGTGAATCATCACTGTCTGAAAAGTGAAATTCCTCCTTCTGTGATGTAGTCATGAAGGAAAGACCTTGTTGCTCTGCCTTCCACCCAAGGATTCTTGGAACCCTGCAGATCATTTGTCACAGAATCTTATGGGGGGTAAGCTCATCACTGAGAAGGTACCTCGTAGGTTTTCCTGTCCCCGGGGAGCTTGTCTTCCTTTTCAATGGTGACTCAGGGAGCTGTTTCCTCTCCTTTGCTTCACAGGAACCCActaaataatttagaaagaaagatCTCTGAAAGGAAAGCAGGTGCTGTAAATGGTGTAATGCTTCCCTTTACACTATTCCCTGCTCTAGGACCTGGCCCTTTCCCAGGGGTCATTGACATCTTTGGTGTTGGAGGGGGCCTGCTGGAGTATCGAGCCAGCCTTCTGGCCAGTCATGGCTTTGCCACGTTGGCTCTGGCATATTATGACTTTGACGATCTCCCCACGAGACTGGACAGCATACACCTGGACTACTTTGAAGAAGCCGTGAGCTACATGCTGCAGCACACCCAGGTTCTCCTGATGTTCCTTCCTGTATCATGCCCTATAGAAGGATCTCCAGAGGGTGTCACTTTGCCCTCGCCTGTGCCAGGTGCACTGAGGCTGCTCTGCTCTTCTTTCAGAGAGCTTTCTTTTGGAGACTTCCTTGGCTTTTGGGGCCTCTTTCCACTTTCTCTGTCAGATGGATTAATAATGcctaattaataataaaattcatcAGATTTTATTTAAAGGAATTATTTAGTGATATTAAAATTCCTTTTGTTATGTGCATGGGGCTTCTTATTTATTGAATCTGcatgcttgtttttctctttaatttgctGATAATCAGAGTATGTTCAGATTGATCAGACAGAACTTCCCACCCAATTCAGAagataagaggggctggcctggttgcgcagtggttaagttctcacgtacTGCTTTGgctttgctggttcaaatcccgagtgtggacaaacccaccgcttgtcaagccaggctgtggcaggcattgcacatataaagtagagtaacatgggcacagatgttagctcagagccagtcttcctcagcaaaaagaggaggattggcagcagatgttagctcagggctaatcttcctcaaaaaaaattttttttaattaaaaaaataaataagaattagaTTAAAAGAAGACAAGAATTACTTAATTGGACTCTGAAGTTTTACTTTGTTTCTATAAAGTTAATCATTTGCCCATATATTTGGATGGGGCCTGATGAATGATTCACTACTTGGAACAGAACTTGGTTCCTCAGTTGGATACCCAGCCACACTGAGACTTTGATCATGCCCACCTGAATGAGGCCCTGAACTTGACACGCTTCATGACTCAGCATTCTCTAGTGGATGATTCTCTAAAACCTTTGTAACCAATTCCCAGCTTTTCAGTGAGTTTCAGATTTGTTTGCCACGTGTCCAGCCAGATAGTCTTTAGGTGGGAAGAAACTGCTCTATCGGCTCAGGTTGATCCTCTTGTGGCTCATTCACAGATTCAAGTTAGCAGCATCTCTACTTACATTTggacaaatatttttctgttgtgtAGGTTCTTGACCCttgacttttctctcttcttttcttccaggTTAAAGGCCCAGGCATTGGGCTTCTGGGCATTTCTTTAGGGGCAGATATTTGTCTCTCCATGGCCTCATTTTTGAAGAACATCTCAGCCACAGTTTCCATCAATGGATCAGGCGTCAGTGGGAGCACAGACATACGCTACAAGCAGACTTGCCTCCCACGATTGGGCTATGATCTGAGGAGAATCAAGGTAGCTTTCTCAGGCCTCCTGGATATTGTGGATATGCGGAATGATGTTGTAGGGGGGTGTGAAGACCCCAGCATGATACCAATAGACAAGGCCCAG
The nucleotide sequence above comes from Equus asinus isolate D_3611 breed Donkey chromosome 7, EquAss-T2T_v2, whole genome shotgun sequence. Encoded proteins:
- the LOC106827717 gene encoding peroxisomal succinyl-coenzyme A thioesterase; this translates as MAATVTVEPAGRCLWDEPVRIAVRGLAPGQPVTLRASLRDEKGALFRAHARYRADATGQLDLERAPALGGSFAGLEPMGLLWALEPDKPLWRFLKRDVQAPFAVQLEVLDGHEPEAGRLLGRAVHERAFLGPGVRRKPVRAGRVRATLFLPPGPGPFPGVIDIFGVGGGLLEYRASLLASHGFATLALAYYDFDDLPTRLDSIHLDYFEEAVSYMLQHTQVKGPGIGLLGISLGADICLSMASFLKNISATVSINGSGVSGSTDIRYKQTCLPRLGYDLRRIKVAFSGLLDIVDMRNDVVGGCEDPSMIPIDKAQGPILFIVGLDDHNWRSEFYAQLASDRLQAHGKEKPQIISYPGAGHNIEPPYFPLCPASLHKLVDKPVLWGGEPRAHSKAQVDAWKQILTFFCKHLGGTQKRASPKL